The Rufibacter sp. DG15C region GGCGCATGCTGGGTACAACGTGGCCAAGTACGTACCATATGGTCCGGTGGAGGCTGTGATGCCTTACCTGTTGCGCCGTGCAGATGAGAACACCGCCATTGCCGGGCAGAGCAGCCGCGAGTTCAACCTCATTAGTAAAGAGAGAGCCCGCCGCAAGAAGCAAAACGCTTAAAAAAATTCAAACCCTCGTTTTTGGCCTGTTTTCTGGAAAACAGGCCAAAAACGAGGGTTTCTTTTGCCCCATACGTTTCAAGAGGCACAAAAAAAACGTCTCCCATGCAAAGCACAGGAGACGTTTTTAAACTGCGTACCAGAGGCACGCGGTTAATTACTGAGCAGTAGTACCAGTAGTGGTAGTAGTAGCAGTAGTGTCAGTAGTAGTAGTTACTGTAGTGTCAGTAGTAGTAGCGTCAGTTGCAGCAGCGTCAGTAGCAGTTGCATCAGTAGCTTCAGTTGTAGTCTCAGTAGTAGTTGTTTCAGTAGTCTCAGCAGTTTTAGACTCGCAAGAAGCGAAAACGAACATACCAGCAACTAGGGCAAGAGAAAATACCTTTTTCATTTTAATGGGTTTTAAAGGGTTTTAGCTTTAATTTTCACCCTTCATACCACTACCCCCCGGGAGGTAACCCACGTTTTCAGAAAATTTTTTTATTTTTTTCTGATGGGTTACTAAATCCCTGAACCTGTATTAATTGACATAGCATGAGTAGCAAGGCGCTAGCGTCCGATGCCGACATTATAGAAGGAATCAGGAGAGAAGACGAATCGGCTCTTTCACAGTTGTATAAGATGCACTTCCCCATGGTGCTGCATTTTGTATACAACAACAATGGTTCTGAGGATGACGCTAAGGATATTTACCAGGAAGCAGTCATTGTCTTCTACGAGAAGATCAAAAGCGGACAACTGGAACTTAACTGCCAGATAAAGACGTACTTATATTCCATATGCAGACGTTTATGGTTAAAAAGGCTCTCTAGAAGCAGCAGGTTCAGCAACGGTTTAGGTTTAATTGAAGATACTGAGTCTGAACTGGCCCACGTAGAGGAAGAGGTAGACCAGGCAGAGGAGAATGAACTCAAGTTTGCCGCCATGGCCTCTGCCCTAGATCAACTGGGTGAGCCTTGCAAAACCTTGCTAGAGGACTTTTACATTCAAGGCATGGGCATGCCTGAGATTACAGAGAAGTTTGGATACACCAATGCAGACTCTGCCAAGAACCAGAAGTACAAATGCCTCATGCGTTTGAAGAAGCTCTTCTTCACAGATTACCAGGCGCCCATGTGACCGCCTGACGTGCATCAGAAATACAGGCACCTACCTAACGGGTGAGCATCTATATGAGTGAACGGGAATTATACGAACTGATTGAACGGTACCACCAACACCAGGTCACCTCTTCTGAGCGGGCCCAGTTGGAGGAGCGCATAGCTTCTGATCCGGTTTTCGCGCAGCGGGTGCAGGATTTTAAGACCTTGACCGCCACCTTGCAGTCTCATGGCAAGCAGAAAGTGCTACGCCAGCGCTTGAAAGGTCTGCACCAGGAGTGGAAAGCCGAAAATCCAACTCAAACGAGAACGGCACCAGCCACCGTAGCCACACCGGCACGCAAAACGCCGGCCATCCGTCTTTTCTTAAAACAGTACTCTGCCACCATGATGGTAGCGGCCACAGTGGCTATTGTCACGGTGTTCAGCAGCTTGATGGGCATGGAGTTGTGGCGTTCGGCTAACCAGCAGCAGACGGCCCGTTACGTGGAATTGCGCCGCGAAGTGGACGCCCTTAAGCGCAAGCAAAACGCCTTGTTGCAGGATGCCACTTCCACGCCAAGAGCATCAGTGAACCCGGGCCAGTTCACAGGTTCTGGCTTCGCTTTGACGGCAGACGGCTACTTTGTGACCAGTTATCATGTGATAGAAGGCGCAGACTCTTTGATGATTGAAAACAAAGCCGGCGACAAGTTTAAGGTAGTAGAGGTCTACTCTGACCAGGTGCGTGATTTGGCCTTGTTGCAAGTGGTAGATACCGCGTTCCACGGCTTTGGTAAACTGCCTTATTCGTTCAAGTCTAGTGAGAGTGATTTAGGCGAACGCGTGTTTACGCTCGGGTATCCAAGAGAAGACCTGGTGTTTGGTGACGGAACCTTAAGCTCAAAGTCTGGCGTTTACGGAGACACGTCATCGTACCAAATCTCCATACCGTTGAACCCTGGTAACAGCGGTGGTCCATTATTGGATGACAGAGGCAATATGATTGGCGTGATTAGCGGAAAGATGCTGGGTGTGGATGGAGCGGCCTTCGCAGTGAAATCTGCCTACCTTTTAACTTTATTGGAGCAATTACCGGCCAGCAGATTGCCGCAGCCGGTGAACCTGCCAAAGACAAATAGCTTAGCCGGTACCTCAAGACCGCAGCAATTGAAGAAATTGCAGGACTTTGTGTACATGGTGAAAGTCTACAACTAAGACCCTTTATTCTATCTGTTTTTCGGGTGTTTTCCCGGAAACTCTGTCAAAACGCCCGTGGCTCTACCACGGGCGTTTTTTCATTATAGCAAGAATGGACTTTGTGAGCGAGTGTAACTTATACGGATGACCTGCGTTTATCAATTCACAAGAATCAATTGGCCGGTAAACGGCCGGCTAATTTGTTTTACTTATGTTACACTTACTAAACATTAAACAACGAACTATGGAAAATCACACTGGAAACACCAGCAGCAACCGCATGATGACGGGTATGTTCAAAGATAGAGAGAGTGCCGAGCGTGCGTACAATGCGTTGCATAGCCGCGGTTACTCTAAAGATGATGTAAACGTAATTATGAGCGATGACGCCCGCAAGCGTCACTTCTCAGATAGCCATAACAATGATACTGAACTTGGTGACAAAGCCTTAGAAGGTGCTGGCGCTGGTTCTGCCATTGGTGGTACTCTTGGTGCTATTGTGGGTGCCATTGCAGCCATTGGTACTTCAGTAGCCTTGCCAGGTTTAGGATTGGTGATTGCCGGTCCATTGGCAGCTGGTCTTGCCGGTGCTGGTGCTGGTGGGTTAACAGGTGGTTTACTAGGAGCTCTTGTAGGTTCTGGTATTCCTGAAGACCGCGCCAAAGTATATGAGTCTGGCGTAAAAGAAGGCAACATTGTGATGGGGGTAACTCCTCGCTCTGCTGAAGACGCTGACTACTTTGAAAACGAGTGGCGTACTAACCGTGGTGAGCATATCTACAGATAGTAGAAGTTCATCAATTAGCATAAGAAATCCCCGGCTCCTCTTTTGGTGCCGGGGATTTCTATTTTAAGACGGATCTAAGGTTAGTTCATCTGTAGTCTAATGGGCAAAGTGAACTTTACCGGTACTGCGTTGCCGTTCTGCATGCCTGGTTTCCAGCGGGGCATTTTCTTTATGACGCGCACCACTTCTTCCTCGGTGCCATAGCCTAAGCCTTTCAAAACTTCAATGCCCCCAATCTCACCGGTAGGGCTTACCACAAAACTTAACACCACGGTTCCCTCAATTCCGCTTTTTTGGGCCGCAGGTGGGTAGCGCAAGTTCTTGCCTACAAACTTCATCAAGGCGTTCATGCCACCGTCAAACTCGGGCATTCTTTCCACAGAGATAAAGTAGCTTGGCTTGGCGGCACCAGTTTCCGCAGGTTCAGTGCCAGTTCCTTCAGGTGCACCTCCCTCCAAAGGCAAGGCGTTGGCTGATGGTTCTCCAGTTCCTTCATTGCTAGTTAGTCCAGCGGTGGCATGTTTCAATTGTTCCTGAGTTGGGACGTCTTCCTCTGCTGCTTGGGCATTATCCACTACCTTGGGAACCACATTCTTGATAGTAGGACCAGAGGCTGGCGGCGGAGTGGCAGGCTTTTCTATTTGCTTAACCTCAGCTAATGGCGGTAATTTAATCTCAGTTAGCACAGTTCCTCTGGTAGGTGGCTTCACAATTGGGAATGCATTTTCGTGCTTACCAGTTACTTTATTTACCAAGGCCGGGAAGGTGAACAGGAAAACAAACAAACCCACCGCGTAGAAACTGGCTTGGGTTAGATGCTTGGGATAGGCCCTGCGTAATTGATAGGCGCCATAGTCTTTGTTTCTGCCTTCAAAGACCATGTCATTTAAAGATTCTGGTTGGTTGTGTTTGGTTTCCATGGCTATTGGATGTTTGGTTGTATATCCTTTAGATGCAGAAACTCCTATATTTCCATAACCAGCTGATAAAACTTTTCACCAACTTGCCATTTTGCGGCTTTCATGCCAACTAAGGCCACATTCCTGAAAAATAGAACATTCCTTTCCAATCCTTTGTTTACTATTAGAACACAGGCTAGCGCTATGGACAATGGCACTTGCAGAAGTGTTTAAATAAGCCGACGGGTGTACACCTTTTAACTTTAAACTAACGTTTAAGAGAAAAAGCAAAGCCCCTAGAAACAGGCACTACTTTTGCATATATTTACTGACTTTATCACTGTAATATGCTCTCATTGAAAACAAAACTGGTTGCCTACGGTGCCGCTGCCTCAGTGGTATTTGGGATTGCCTCCTATAAACTTCTGGAAAAGGACGGCCCTACTGCCATCCAGAAGAACGAGGTACTGGCCAAGGTATTGATGCAGGGGCTTTCCTCTGCCCACTACTCGCCTGAGCGCCTGGACGATAACCTTTCCAAGAAAGCCTTCGCGCTCTATTTAGAGCGTCTGGACTATAATAAAAAGTTCTTACTCAAATCTGACGTGGACCAACTGGCTAAATACCAGACCCAGCTGGATGATGAGATCAAGAACGGTTCCTTCAAGTTCTTTGACCTGTCCATGACCCTTTTGAACAAGCGTTTAAAAGAGGCCGAAGGCTATTACAAAGAGATTCTGGACAAGCCTTTTGACTTTACCAAGGAAGAATCGATTGAGGTAAAACCAGATAAAATCAAGTTTGCCACCTCACAGGCTGCTTTGAAAGAAGAATGGCGTAAGTATCTGAAGTATCAAGCCCTTATTAGAGTAGCTGATGCCATGGACAGCCAGCAAAAAGCTGACACTACTGGCAACAAAGAACCTATCAAAACCCAGGCTGAGATTGAGGCTGATGCCCGCAAGAAAATAAAGGAAAGCTATGATGAGCTCTTCAAGCGGATGGGCCAATTGGAGAATGATGACTGGCGTTCAACCTATTTCAATGCGTTTGCCAATATATTTGACCCACATACGGAGTACTTCGCCCCTAAGGAGAAAGAAGACTTTGACATTGAGTTCTCTGGCACCTTAGAAGGGATTGGCGCGGTCTTAACAGAAAAAGACGGCTACATCAAAGTCTCTGAAATCACTCCAGGCAGTCCTTCTTACATGCAAGGCGATTTGAAAGCCGGTGACATGATCTTGAAGGTGGCTCAAGGAAACAAGGAGCCGGTAGATGTACAAGGCATGCGCCTAGACAAAGCAGTTACGTTGGTGCGTGGTAAAAAAGGCACTGAGGTTCGCTTAACGGTAAAGAAAGTAGACGGCACCATCAAAACCATCTCTATTATTAGAGACGTGGTAGTGCGTGAAGAAGGCTTTGCCAAATCTTTGTTGATCAACGGGCCTAAACCAATCGGATATATTCAACTGCCCGCCTTCTACGCTGACTTTAACGGCACCGGAGGCCGCAACAGCGGCGATGACGTAGCCACTGAGATTGAGAAATTAAAGCAGGAAAACGCCCAAGGCATTATCCTGGATTTACGCAACAACGGCGGTGGATCACTGCAAGACGTGGTAGACATGGTAGGATTGTTCATCAAGTCTGGTCCGGTGGTACAGGTGAAATCTGCCACGGGTGCCCCTGCCGTTTTGGAAGACCGTGATCCACAGGTGCAGTTTACTGGGCCATTGGTGGTGTTGGTGAATGAAAACAGCGCCTCTGCCTCTGAGATTATGGCCGCGGCTATTCAGGATTACAAGCGTGGGGTGATTGTTGGTAGCTCAACGTATGGAAAAGGAACCGTTCAACAGTTCTTTAACCTGGATCAAGTGTTGCCAGCTACGTTCAATGCCGTGAAACCACTGGGCCATGTGAAATTGACTACCCAGAAATACTACCGCATCAATGGTGGTACTACCCAAATGCGTGGTGTTACGCCAGACATTCAATTACCTGACACCTATTCTTACTTGAAATACGGTGAGAAGGAACAAGAGCATGCCTTGCCATTTGATGAGATTCCGGCGGCCAAATTCACTACTTGGCAGAGCCCGGCGTTACCAATAGACAAGCTGAAAGCTTCGTCTAAAGCCAGAATCACCAATAGCTCAACCTTCTCCTTGATTAACCAAGGTGCCATGCGCTTGAAAGACAGATCTGAGTCTACACTTCGTTCTTTGAAACTGTCTACCTACATGGCCGAAGAGAAGAAGAACCAAGCCGAAGCCAAGAAACTGGAAGACGTGCGCAAGAACATTCCGCAGCTGGATGTGGCCACTTTGAAAGCCGATGTAGCCAAATTAGCTGCTGATACGTCTGCCTCGGCCCGTTTCAGTGCTTTTACCAGAAACGCCAAGAAAGACCTTTATATTCAGGAGGCCGTGGCCATCTTGAAAGACGAGTTATAAACAGCATATAAAGTCATCCCATAAAAAACGCCGCTCTGCTAGACAAGGCGGCGTTTTTTGCTTATTTCCCAGAAAACAGGCTAAAAACGGCTAGCCCTTCATCTTAGTAAAAGCCTGCTCTAAGTCTTTAATCAGGTAGTCTGGTTCTTCCAAACCAATATAGAATCTGATGAGGTTGTAAGGCAGGTTGGATTTGTAGTTGCTGTCTCTATAGGATGCCACCGTTGGGTAGATAAGTGACTCATGTCCTCCCCAAGAGGCGGCCATCAAAAAATGCTGAAGGCTGTCACAGAAGCGCTCAATCTCAGGAACGTCTTCCGTGGCAAGTTGAATGGTGAACTGCCCAGTATTGTTGCGCATCTGCTTTTTAGCCAGTTCATACTGAGGATTGCTGGGCAAAAACGGCCAGTAAATTTTTGCCACTTCAGGGTGCTGTTCTAAGAAAGCAATGACTTGGCGGGTGGTGGCCGCAATGCGCTCCATCCGCACGGGCAGCGTACGCAAGCCCCTAATCAAAAGCCAGGCATCATGCGGAGAAAGGACCGCGCCCAGGGTCATGTATTCGTGTTCAAAGATGCGGTTGATTCTTTCCCTAGATCCGCAGATGATGCCGCCCATTACATCACTGTGCCCGCTTATGTATTTGGTAGCGGCGTGTACCACCAAGTCAATGCCCATGGCTGCGGGATTCTGGTACAATGGACTGGCAAAGCTGTTGTCTATAATGGTGAAGATGCTTTTCTCCTTGGCAATGGCCGCTATGGCTGCAATGTCCTGCAATTCAAAGGTAAAGGAGTTGGGGCTCTCCAAGTAATACAGCACCGTGTTCTCCTTGGTAGCCAGCCTATAGTTTTCTGGATCAGTGCCGTCTACCATGGTCACTTCTACCCCAAAACGCGGCAAGAACTTCTTCATGAGCGCATTGGCCCAAGTATAGGGTTTGTTTACGCAGACTACATGGTCACCAGCCTTCACCTGCGACAAGACCGCCGCCGACACCGCCGCAATGCCGCTGCCAAACGCGATGGCGTGCTCCATCCCTTCCAAGGCTGCTATCTTCTTCTCCAGAATATCTACCGTGGGATTATTGCCTCTGGTGTAAAAGTCCACCTCTGCCTCATGTTGCAAGGCAAACTTGAAGTCTTCTACTGTTGGGCAGGCAAAATTGCTGGACTGGATAATGGGCGGCGCCACGGCATTAAAATACGCGGCGCGGTCTTCGCCCAACTCATTCAAGATATAGGAAAGGTCCATGGTCACAGAATTGGTTCTGCTCTTTTTACTCCCTATTCCTTAATTGGTTTTGCCAGTGCTGGCTCATAAAAAAGGCTTGCCAACACTGGCAAGCCTTTTCTAATTGAAAGTATTATATTACCTAAAATCTCATCCTCAAGCTGGCCTCCACCTGCGGGTCTGGCTCATAGCCATTCTTCCCTTCCGTGAGGTCATAAGAACCCATCAAAGAGAATCCATTGGTAAGGTTTACCCCGGCATTAAGGCTCCAGGGTGCTTGCTCAAACTCAAAGCGTCTTCCGTCCCGGTGGGTAGCTCCCAGAGTCAGGAATTTGTAATTAGCCATAGCAGAATATTGTTTTGCCATTTGACCGCCTTTCAAAGGTTTATCTAAGAACAAAGAGGGCGTAAGCGCAATGTCCTCGGTTAGTGTGAATTTATAACCAGCGGTTAAGAACACTTCACGCTCATCATGTACTTCTGCCGCGCCAGACAAGTTAAAGGTAGGTTCTAGCAGGTTGGCAAACGTAGCCCCCGCAAAGAAGTCTTTCACATTCAGCCAAAGGCCAACATTAACATCTGGACGAAGGTCATTGTCATGCCCTACCATGGGCTTAAGGGCGTTGACCATAGAAAATTCGGCTAAGTCTACGTTCATGTATTTACCAGACAATTCTGCCCCAATCCCCAAACTACTTTCTGTGCCAAACCTAAAACGCTTGGTATAGCTTAAGCCTAATTTGCCCAGCCAGTAAGGACCAAACTGGTCATACAAGGCTACCACCCCTACGCCATTACGCGTAGTGTCACCCACGGTCCCATGGTAGTAGGCCAGCACAGACAAAGGTGCCGAAGAGGTTTTGCTGCTCCCCAAGGAATTTAAATGCGTAGAAATGCCCAACTCTTTTCTACCCTCTGAACCGGCAAAAGCGGGATTCAAGTAAAAGTAGTTTTGATGGTATAACCTAGGGATGATGGTTTGATGTCTTTCTGATAAACTCTGGCCCTGTGCCACGCCAGCGGCTAAAAATAGAGCGAAGGCTAGTACTTGTTTCAGTTTCATCTTCAGGATTTAGGTAAATATTGAATACAGTAATTTACCCTCCAACCTTATTAAATGTTTTAAAGTTCATACACCCTTCCAACCACCTTGACCAAAGCCTAATATTAATATCCCAAGGCGGTGTCATCTCCCCTGGGGTCAGCGCCACCTTCTAATTTACCAGAAGACAGCCTCAAAATCCCTTCAACAGCGCCATAGGGTGGTCTCTCCTGTAATTGATGTCCACGGCTTTGCAAGACTTGTCTGGTAGTAGTAGATAAAGCCCTTGGCTCATGCTCTATCCTGTCTGGCAGCCATTGATGGTGAAACCTGGGTGCGGCCACCGCTTCCTGCATACTCATACCATGCTCCAGCATGTTGAGCACGGTTTGAAAAACCGAGGTGATGATAGTAGAACCGCCGGGCGTGCCCACCACCATGAACAGTTCTCCGTTTTTCTCTACAATGGTAGGCGTCATAGAACTGAGCATGCGTTTGCCGGCCGCAATGGTATTGGCCTCCCCTCCTACCAAACCAAACATATTGGGCACTCCGGGCTTTACACTGAAATCATCCATCTGATTGTTCAGCAGAAAGCCAGCACCCTGCACTACTACTTTAGAACCGTAATTACCGTTGAGGGTGGTGGTGGCCGAGGCCGCGTTGCCCCATTGGTCCACAATAGAGTAATGCGTAGTTTGGTCGCTTTCTAGGCGTGGGCTGCCCGCCTGTATCTGTCCCGAGGGTGTGGCCTTGTCCATATTAAACGATGCCATGCGCTGCTGTAGATACGTTTTCTCCAGCAAACCATTCAAAGGCACTTTGTAGAATTCTGGATCTCCCAAGTGAGCGGCGCGGTCGGCGTAAACTCTTCTTTCGGCTTCGACCATGACGTGCACGGTATTGGGTGACTGCCAGCCCCAAGCTTTCAAGTCATAGGGCTCCACCATTTGCAATAACTGCAAGAGGGCAATACCACCGCTGGAGGGAGGCGGCATGGAGATGATCTTGTATTCTTTGTAC contains the following coding sequences:
- a CDS encoding serine protease; this translates as MSERELYELIERYHQHQVTSSERAQLEERIASDPVFAQRVQDFKTLTATLQSHGKQKVLRQRLKGLHQEWKAENPTQTRTAPATVATPARKTPAIRLFLKQYSATMMVAATVAIVTVFSSLMGMELWRSANQQQTARYVELRREVDALKRKQNALLQDATSTPRASVNPGQFTGSGFALTADGYFVTSYHVIEGADSLMIENKAGDKFKVVEVYSDQVRDLALLQVVDTAFHGFGKLPYSFKSSESDLGERVFTLGYPREDLVFGDGTLSSKSGVYGDTSSYQISIPLNPGNSGGPLLDDRGNMIGVISGKMLGVDGAAFAVKSAYLLTLLEQLPASRLPQPVNLPKTNSLAGTSRPQQLKKLQDFVYMVKVYN
- a CDS encoding carboxy terminal-processing peptidase, translating into MLSLKTKLVAYGAAASVVFGIASYKLLEKDGPTAIQKNEVLAKVLMQGLSSAHYSPERLDDNLSKKAFALYLERLDYNKKFLLKSDVDQLAKYQTQLDDEIKNGSFKFFDLSMTLLNKRLKEAEGYYKEILDKPFDFTKEESIEVKPDKIKFATSQAALKEEWRKYLKYQALIRVADAMDSQQKADTTGNKEPIKTQAEIEADARKKIKESYDELFKRMGQLENDDWRSTYFNAFANIFDPHTEYFAPKEKEDFDIEFSGTLEGIGAVLTEKDGYIKVSEITPGSPSYMQGDLKAGDMILKVAQGNKEPVDVQGMRLDKAVTLVRGKKGTEVRLTVKKVDGTIKTISIIRDVVVREEGFAKSLLINGPKPIGYIQLPAFYADFNGTGGRNSGDDVATEIEKLKQENAQGIILDLRNNGGGSLQDVVDMVGLFIKSGPVVQVKSATGAPAVLEDRDPQVQFTGPLVVLVNENSASASEIMAAAIQDYKRGVIVGSSTYGKGTVQQFFNLDQVLPATFNAVKPLGHVKLTTQKYYRINGGTTQMRGVTPDIQLPDTYSYLKYGEKEQEHALPFDEIPAAKFTTWQSPALPIDKLKASSKARITNSSTFSLINQGAMRLKDRSESTLRSLKLSTYMAEEKKNQAEAKKLEDVRKNIPQLDVATLKADVAKLAADTSASARFSAFTRNAKKDLYIQEAVAILKDEL
- a CDS encoding RNA polymerase sigma factor, which produces MSSKALASDADIIEGIRREDESALSQLYKMHFPMVLHFVYNNNGSEDDAKDIYQEAVIVFYEKIKSGQLELNCQIKTYLYSICRRLWLKRLSRSSRFSNGLGLIEDTESELAHVEEEVDQAEENELKFAAMASALDQLGEPCKTLLEDFYIQGMGMPEITEKFGYTNADSAKNQKYKCLMRLKKLFFTDYQAPM
- a CDS encoding PorP/SprF family type IX secretion system membrane protein, with product MKLKQVLAFALFLAAGVAQGQSLSERHQTIIPRLYHQNYFYLNPAFAGSEGRKELGISTHLNSLGSSKTSSAPLSVLAYYHGTVGDTTRNGVGVVALYDQFGPYWLGKLGLSYTKRFRFGTESSLGIGAELSGKYMNVDLAEFSMVNALKPMVGHDNDLRPDVNVGLWLNVKDFFAGATFANLLEPTFNLSGAAEVHDEREVFLTAGYKFTLTEDIALTPSLFLDKPLKGGQMAKQYSAMANYKFLTLGATHRDGRRFEFEQAPWSLNAGVNLTNGFSLMGSYDLTEGKNGYEPDPQVEASLRMRF
- a CDS encoding PLP-dependent aspartate aminotransferase family protein, with product MDLSYILNELGEDRAAYFNAVAPPIIQSSNFACPTVEDFKFALQHEAEVDFYTRGNNPTVDILEKKIAALEGMEHAIAFGSGIAAVSAAVLSQVKAGDHVVCVNKPYTWANALMKKFLPRFGVEVTMVDGTDPENYRLATKENTVLYYLESPNSFTFELQDIAAIAAIAKEKSIFTIIDNSFASPLYQNPAAMGIDLVVHAATKYISGHSDVMGGIICGSRERINRIFEHEYMTLGAVLSPHDAWLLIRGLRTLPVRMERIAATTRQVIAFLEQHPEVAKIYWPFLPSNPQYELAKKQMRNNTGQFTIQLATEDVPEIERFCDSLQHFLMAASWGGHESLIYPTVASYRDSNYKSNLPYNLIRFYIGLEEPDYLIKDLEQAFTKMKG
- a CDS encoding energy transducer TonB: METKHNQPESLNDMVFEGRNKDYGAYQLRRAYPKHLTQASFYAVGLFVFLFTFPALVNKVTGKHENAFPIVKPPTRGTVLTEIKLPPLAEVKQIEKPATPPPASGPTIKNVVPKVVDNAQAAEEDVPTQEQLKHATAGLTSNEGTGEPSANALPLEGGAPEGTGTEPAETGAAKPSYFISVERMPEFDGGMNALMKFVGKNLRYPPAAQKSGIEGTVVLSFVVSPTGEIGGIEVLKGLGYGTEEEVVRVIKKMPRWKPGMQNGNAVPVKFTLPIRLQMN
- the ggt gene encoding gamma-glutamyltransferase, which produces MKNTSSTSVLVLLLFLWTSCRSVEQEAATQTNKGAIASRGMVVSAHPEASKIGLAILQKGGNAYDAAVATEFALAVAYPRAGNIGGGGFLIYRKSTGEVGALDYREKAPKAASRDMYLDAQGNVKPGLSTLGHLAAGVPGTVEGMVTMHQKLGKLSWAEVVQPSIDLATRGVLLTEREAKGLNAAQQEFQKANNHTSHLVKSTEWQKGDTLHLKDLALTLTRIRDKGRAGFYEGATADLIVQEMKKSGGIMTHQDLQEYRAIWRTPVQGKYKEYKIISMPPPSSGGIALLQLLQMVEPYDLKAWGWQSPNTVHVMVEAERRVYADRAAHLGDPEFYKVPLNGLLEKTYLQQRMASFNMDKATPSGQIQAGSPRLESDQTTHYSIVDQWGNAASATTTLNGNYGSKVVVQGAGFLLNNQMDDFSVKPGVPNMFGLVGGEANTIAAGKRMLSSMTPTIVEKNGELFMVVGTPGGSTIITSVFQTVLNMLEHGMSMQEAVAAPRFHHQWLPDRIEHEPRALSTTTRQVLQSRGHQLQERPPYGAVEGILRLSSGKLEGGADPRGDDTALGY